In a single window of the Anas acuta chromosome 24, bAnaAcu1.1, whole genome shotgun sequence genome:
- the LRIF1 gene encoding ligand-dependent nuclear receptor-interacting factor 1 isoform X1: MSRRPLGAPRSREERPGSAAQFIAGCMYRVVQTTGPDGKNLLKLLPISKSSGNFVPIVQSSAMSNNPKGNISSPVHLTFKTQLANTTAPSSVKIPVFQSPNPGKIILTRTSDKQESVRAGSETESLTAKSAANIQSSCVSVDRLSLQNIAVTSSSNQSNSAYMLVNTKNLPATMKSPVLPSDHHLQIPADAEVKSVPASFLPPAIQQKILAAAATNVSGGADSTKIPTVIYVSPVNAVKTVLPKRLQTICPKAATDVSKTLIMTATQMANCSSETVTSDDQKCQQTPMKWIVQESPQLSSPCLIPVKSSNNVATKILKTLSDMKNVEVNSANILPLCSSGPGGSQTKITPFKDNALVMYSGKVYLLTKRGSDVLSAHVDKQASSSSDASLKKETSKLIASTEVTKITNKVVNLVLSKSKGMVLSQKDSKMGANAKVSPSAGLRSDLKSAPAALVTPSVKQRSSTVIQGKSLPLTMSISSGATPITAVGTQENVCQGGKEMIHSPRAASAVLPQSKQECAFSEDWQKVQHEKMDSQGKVNQIKHQEKPHWKQYLELRRKFGLTKEERVYLKRIPLITSSEKSDERVCSSNNLKTRNDSCVSSSLDVTITNQHQECVTEEKIIVDLEDTSKKRKMKSSLVSDSGKRRKTSVKSTTSSNSEDTGPSSILLNRSASPPPVLLQQSISTDFVTSSVGRDSEQETCSQNSDVIDSHIPVLVSCEDHTSVFEGSFRDDAFPLTPPDLDETIRDEKIKRLKQLLREREAALEEMRRKMQQT, translated from the exons atgtcCCGCCGCCCGCTGGGGGCCCCGCGGAGCCGAGAGGAgcggccgggcagcgccgcgcaGTT CATTGCAGGCTGTATGTACCGAGTAGTTCAGACGACGGGACCAGATGGAAAAAACCTTCTGAAATTACTTCCAATCTCTAAATCTTCTGGAAACTTTGTGCCAATAGTTCAGTCTTCAGCCATGTCAAATAATCCTAAAGGGAATATTTCTAGTCCAGTTCATCTTACTTTTAAGACACAGCTTGCCAATACTACTGCACCTTCATCTGTTAAGATACCTGTTTTTCAGTCTCCTAATCCTGGAAAGATAATTCTTACAAGGACATCAGACAAACAGGAAAGCGTTAGAGCAGgttctgaaacagaaagcttAACTGCAAAATCAGCTGCTAACATCCAGAGCAGTTGTGTTTCAGTTGATAGACTGTCTTTGCAGAACATTGCTGTAACAAGTTCATCTAACCAGAGTAACTCTGCGTACATGTTGGTAAACACAAAGAATCTTCCCGCTACTATGAAGTCTCCAGTACTGCCCTCTGACCACCACCTACAGATACCAGCTGATGCAGAAGTGAAATCTGTCCCAGCTTCTTTTTTACCGCCTGCAATACAGCAAAAAATACTTGCAGCTGCAGCAACAAATGTGTCTGGAGGAGCTGACAGTACAAAAATTCCAACTGTTATTTACGTGTCACCTGTGAACGCGGTAAAAACAGTACTTCCCAAGCGGTTGCAAACCATTTGCCCCAAAGCCGCCACAGACgtttcaaaaacattaataatgACAGCTACACAAATGGCAAACTGTTCTTCTGAGACAGTAACATCTGATGATCAGAAGTGCCAGCAAACACCAATGAAATGGATTGTGCAAGAAAGTCCGCAGTTATCATCGCCTTGCCTTATTCCTGTGAAGTCATCAAATAACGTGGCTACTAAGATCTTGAAAACTTTGTCAGATATGAAGAATGTCGAAGTTaactctgcaaatattttaccGCTCTGTTCTAGTGGTCCCGGTGGAAGCCAAACAAAAATCACACCTTTTAAAGATAACGCTCTGGTCATGTACAGTGGGAAAGTCTATTTGTTGACCAAAAGAGGTTCTGATGTTCTGTCAGCCCATGTTGACAAACAAGCATCTTCCTCTTCTGATGCTTCACTTAAAAAGGAGACATCCAAGCTAATTGCTTCTACTGAAGTCACTAAAATAACCAATAAAGTGGTGAATCTGGTATTGTCAAAGAGCAAAGGAATGGTGCTGTCTCAGAAAGATTCAAAAATGGGTGCAAATGCAAAAGTTTCTCCATCAGCTGGTTTAAGAAGTGACTTAAAATCCGCACCTGCAGCTCTGGTGACACCAAGTGTTAAGCAGCGCAGTTCTACTGTAATCCAAGGAAAGAGTTTGCCCCTGACCATGAGCATTTCAAGTGGAGCGACCCCTATTACAGCAGTAGGGACACAGGAAAATGTATGCCAAGGTGGCAAAGAAATGATTCATTCCCCCAGAGCAGCAAGTGCTGTTTTACCTCAATCTAAACAAGAGTGTGCTTTCAGTGAAGACTGGCAAAAG gtCCAGCATGAAAAGATGGATTCACAGGGAAAAGTTAATCAAATCAAACACCAAGAGAAGCCACATTGGAAACAATACTTGGAATTAAGGAGAAAATTTGGTCTCACCAAGGAGGAGAGAGTCTACCTTAAGAGAATACCATTGATAACCTCCAGTGAGAAATCAGATGAAAGGGTGTGTTCCAGTAACAACTTGAAAACGAGAAATGACTCTTGCGTTTCATCATCATTAGATGTGACAATAACAAATCAACATCAGGAATGTGTTACAGAGGAAAAG ATAATTGTGGATCTGGAAGATAcatctaagaaaagaaaaatgaaatcctcATTGGTGTCAGACagtggaaagagaaggaaaacatcagTCAAATCAACCACAAGTTCAAATTCAGAAGATACTGGCCCAAGTTCCATCCTGCTTAACAGAAGTGCTTCCCCTCCACCAGTCTTACTCCAGCAAAGTATTTCCACAGACTTCGTTACATCCTCTGTTGGGAGGGACTCCGAGCAAGAGACATGCTCTCAAAATAGTGATGTTATAGACTCACATATTCCAGTTTTAGTGTCCTGTGAAGATCATACTTCAGTTTTCGAAGGTTCTTTCAGAGATGATGCTTTCCCTTTGACTCCGCCAGACTTGGATGAAACAATCCGGGATGAAAAGATAAAACGACTTAAACAGCTCTTAAGAGAACGAGAAGCAGCACTTGAAGAGATGCGTAGAAAAATGCAGCAAACCTGA
- the LRIF1 gene encoding ligand-dependent nuclear receptor-interacting factor 1 isoform X2, with protein MYRVVQTTGPDGKNLLKLLPISKSSGNFVPIVQSSAMSNNPKGNISSPVHLTFKTQLANTTAPSSVKIPVFQSPNPGKIILTRTSDKQESVRAGSETESLTAKSAANIQSSCVSVDRLSLQNIAVTSSSNQSNSAYMLVNTKNLPATMKSPVLPSDHHLQIPADAEVKSVPASFLPPAIQQKILAAAATNVSGGADSTKIPTVIYVSPVNAVKTVLPKRLQTICPKAATDVSKTLIMTATQMANCSSETVTSDDQKCQQTPMKWIVQESPQLSSPCLIPVKSSNNVATKILKTLSDMKNVEVNSANILPLCSSGPGGSQTKITPFKDNALVMYSGKVYLLTKRGSDVLSAHVDKQASSSSDASLKKETSKLIASTEVTKITNKVVNLVLSKSKGMVLSQKDSKMGANAKVSPSAGLRSDLKSAPAALVTPSVKQRSSTVIQGKSLPLTMSISSGATPITAVGTQENVCQGGKEMIHSPRAASAVLPQSKQECAFSEDWQKVQHEKMDSQGKVNQIKHQEKPHWKQYLELRRKFGLTKEERVYLKRIPLITSSEKSDERVCSSNNLKTRNDSCVSSSLDVTITNQHQECVTEEKIIVDLEDTSKKRKMKSSLVSDSGKRRKTSVKSTTSSNSEDTGPSSILLNRSASPPPVLLQQSISTDFVTSSVGRDSEQETCSQNSDVIDSHIPVLVSCEDHTSVFEGSFRDDAFPLTPPDLDETIRDEKIKRLKQLLREREAALEEMRRKMQQT; from the exons ATGTACCGAGTAGTTCAGACGACGGGACCAGATGGAAAAAACCTTCTGAAATTACTTCCAATCTCTAAATCTTCTGGAAACTTTGTGCCAATAGTTCAGTCTTCAGCCATGTCAAATAATCCTAAAGGGAATATTTCTAGTCCAGTTCATCTTACTTTTAAGACACAGCTTGCCAATACTACTGCACCTTCATCTGTTAAGATACCTGTTTTTCAGTCTCCTAATCCTGGAAAGATAATTCTTACAAGGACATCAGACAAACAGGAAAGCGTTAGAGCAGgttctgaaacagaaagcttAACTGCAAAATCAGCTGCTAACATCCAGAGCAGTTGTGTTTCAGTTGATAGACTGTCTTTGCAGAACATTGCTGTAACAAGTTCATCTAACCAGAGTAACTCTGCGTACATGTTGGTAAACACAAAGAATCTTCCCGCTACTATGAAGTCTCCAGTACTGCCCTCTGACCACCACCTACAGATACCAGCTGATGCAGAAGTGAAATCTGTCCCAGCTTCTTTTTTACCGCCTGCAATACAGCAAAAAATACTTGCAGCTGCAGCAACAAATGTGTCTGGAGGAGCTGACAGTACAAAAATTCCAACTGTTATTTACGTGTCACCTGTGAACGCGGTAAAAACAGTACTTCCCAAGCGGTTGCAAACCATTTGCCCCAAAGCCGCCACAGACgtttcaaaaacattaataatgACAGCTACACAAATGGCAAACTGTTCTTCTGAGACAGTAACATCTGATGATCAGAAGTGCCAGCAAACACCAATGAAATGGATTGTGCAAGAAAGTCCGCAGTTATCATCGCCTTGCCTTATTCCTGTGAAGTCATCAAATAACGTGGCTACTAAGATCTTGAAAACTTTGTCAGATATGAAGAATGTCGAAGTTaactctgcaaatattttaccGCTCTGTTCTAGTGGTCCCGGTGGAAGCCAAACAAAAATCACACCTTTTAAAGATAACGCTCTGGTCATGTACAGTGGGAAAGTCTATTTGTTGACCAAAAGAGGTTCTGATGTTCTGTCAGCCCATGTTGACAAACAAGCATCTTCCTCTTCTGATGCTTCACTTAAAAAGGAGACATCCAAGCTAATTGCTTCTACTGAAGTCACTAAAATAACCAATAAAGTGGTGAATCTGGTATTGTCAAAGAGCAAAGGAATGGTGCTGTCTCAGAAAGATTCAAAAATGGGTGCAAATGCAAAAGTTTCTCCATCAGCTGGTTTAAGAAGTGACTTAAAATCCGCACCTGCAGCTCTGGTGACACCAAGTGTTAAGCAGCGCAGTTCTACTGTAATCCAAGGAAAGAGTTTGCCCCTGACCATGAGCATTTCAAGTGGAGCGACCCCTATTACAGCAGTAGGGACACAGGAAAATGTATGCCAAGGTGGCAAAGAAATGATTCATTCCCCCAGAGCAGCAAGTGCTGTTTTACCTCAATCTAAACAAGAGTGTGCTTTCAGTGAAGACTGGCAAAAG gtCCAGCATGAAAAGATGGATTCACAGGGAAAAGTTAATCAAATCAAACACCAAGAGAAGCCACATTGGAAACAATACTTGGAATTAAGGAGAAAATTTGGTCTCACCAAGGAGGAGAGAGTCTACCTTAAGAGAATACCATTGATAACCTCCAGTGAGAAATCAGATGAAAGGGTGTGTTCCAGTAACAACTTGAAAACGAGAAATGACTCTTGCGTTTCATCATCATTAGATGTGACAATAACAAATCAACATCAGGAATGTGTTACAGAGGAAAAG ATAATTGTGGATCTGGAAGATAcatctaagaaaagaaaaatgaaatcctcATTGGTGTCAGACagtggaaagagaaggaaaacatcagTCAAATCAACCACAAGTTCAAATTCAGAAGATACTGGCCCAAGTTCCATCCTGCTTAACAGAAGTGCTTCCCCTCCACCAGTCTTACTCCAGCAAAGTATTTCCACAGACTTCGTTACATCCTCTGTTGGGAGGGACTCCGAGCAAGAGACATGCTCTCAAAATAGTGATGTTATAGACTCACATATTCCAGTTTTAGTGTCCTGTGAAGATCATACTTCAGTTTTCGAAGGTTCTTTCAGAGATGATGCTTTCCCTTTGACTCCGCCAGACTTGGATGAAACAATCCGGGATGAAAAGATAAAACGACTTAAACAGCTCTTAAGAGAACGAGAAGCAGCACTTGAAGAGATGCGTAGAAAAATGCAGCAAACCTGA